In Helicobacter sp. 11S03491-1, a single window of DNA contains:
- a CDS encoding site-2 protease family protein: protein MQILNSFLSADILKPLIMIVTFLIAIIGHEIMHGWVAFKYGDDTAKKMGRLSINPIKHIDPIGSILIPLILFVIQAPFLFGWAKPVPINMNFIIQRWGYGAGVAVSLAGVAYNLILALIASGILFSGIFGNVLGDWEIIIVAFLTQLIVYNVVLGVFNLWPIPPLDGSQALGFICLKLGIQSIPRFFYQIGAYGTMIILLILATPLSRIFFYPTEFLLQFLLT, encoded by the coding sequence ATGCAAATTTTAAATTCTTTTTTATCTGCAGATATTCTCAAACCTCTTATCATGATAGTGACTTTTTTGATAGCCATCATTGGTCATGAAATCATGCATGGGTGGGTTGCTTTTAAATATGGCGATGACACAGCCAAAAAAATGGGCAGACTAAGCATTAATCCAATCAAACATATTGATCCAATAGGTTCGATCCTCATCCCTTTGATTTTATTTGTTATCCAAGCCCCTTTTTTATTTGGATGGGCAAAACCTGTGCCTATTAATATGAATTTCATTATTCAAAGATGGGGTTATGGGGCGGGAGTGGCAGTAAGTTTGGCAGGAGTAGCTTATAATTTAATTTTGGCTTTGATTGCAAGTGGGATTTTGTTTAGCGGCATTTTTGGAAATGTTTTGGGAGATTGGGAAATCATTATAGTGGCTTTTTTAACACAACTTATTGTTTATAATGTGGTATTAGGTGTTTTTAATCTTTGGCCTATCCCTCCACTTGATGGTTCTCAGGCTTTGGGATTTATTTGTCTCAAATTAGGCATTCAAAGCATTCCAAGATTTTTTTATCAAATAGGCGCTTATGGTACGATGATTATTTTGCTTATTCTGGCCACCCCATTATCAAGAATATTTTTTTATCCAACAGAATTTTTATTGCAATTTTTATTAACATAA
- the rpiB gene encoding ribose 5-phosphate isomerase B yields MVYILGTDHAGIILGDFVKNYLISNGFEVIDYSPKQAHKVDYPDFAQKVCKEVLKTGDAKGVLICGTGIGMSIAANRYKGIRAALCLDAYMAKMARLHNDANILCLAERISGLGEVESIMEAFIHTEFEGGRHACRVSKIEDFDS; encoded by the coding sequence ATGGTTTATATTTTGGGAACAGATCATGCAGGTATTATTCTTGGAGATTTTGTAAAAAATTATTTAATTTCAAATGGTTTTGAAGTCATTGATTATTCTCCAAAACAAGCCCATAAGGTAGATTATCCGGATTTTGCCCAAAAAGTATGCAAAGAAGTTTTAAAAACAGGAGATGCAAAAGGAGTGTTGATTTGTGGAACAGGTATTGGAATGAGTATTGCTGCTAATCGTTATAAAGGAATCCGAGCCGCCTTATGCTTAGATGCTTATATGGCAAAAATGGCCAGACTTCATAATGATGCTAATATTTTATGTTTGGCAGAACGTATTAGTGGTTTGGGTGAGGTAGAATCAATTATGGAAGCTTTTATCCATACTGAATTTGAAGGAGGAAGGCATGCGTGTAGGGTTTCAAAAATTGAGGATTTTGATTCTTAG
- a CDS encoding adenine phosphoribosyltransferase — protein sequence MHPFSKQFKKDLLDSIRNIPDYPKPGIIFRDITTLINSPLFSKLIDALKEYYSPMNIDFVAGIESRGFIFGASLAYALNIGFVPIRKKGKLPFTTVSEKYTLEYGFDEIEIHIDAFRDLQKPRVLLIDDLIATGGTAAASVKLIQSVGAQCPEACFILNLPQLGGIKKIEGLTKVFTILDIGGENGD from the coding sequence ATGCATCCATTTTCTAAACAATTTAAAAAAGATTTGCTGGATTCTATCAGAAATATCCCTGATTACCCAAAACCGGGAATTATTTTTCGAGATATCACAACTTTAATCAACTCTCCTTTATTTTCTAAACTCATTGATGCTCTCAAAGAATATTATTCTCCTATGAATATTGATTTTGTTGCCGGAATTGAATCACGAGGGTTTATTTTTGGCGCATCATTAGCCTATGCTTTAAATATAGGATTTGTTCCTATTAGAAAAAAAGGCAAACTTCCTTTTACAACCGTAAGTGAAAAATATACTCTTGAGTATGGTTTTGATGAGATTGAGATCCATATTGATGCCTTTAGAGACTTACAAAAACCGCGGGTATTACTTATTGATGATTTAATTGCTACAGGAGGCACAGCTGCTGCAAGTGTAAAATTAATTCAAAGCGTAGGAGCACAATGTCCGGAGGCTTGTTTTATACTAAATTTGCCCCAATTAGGAGGGATAAAAAAGATCGAAGGTCTCACTAAGGTATTTACAATATTGGATATAGGGGGAGAAAATGGGGATTGA
- a CDS encoding DedA family protein has product MEEHIISLWDTYVADWGYLILFFWSILEGELGLIFAGIAAHTGHMNVFLAIFVAGLGGFVGDQIYFYIGRFNKGYIQKHLKKQRRKLALAHLLLQKHGWPIIFIQRYMYGMRTIIPISIGLTRYSALKFALINLISAWVWAGVTILLAWFLGEEILHILSWLKHHPYIFVILAIAFLGFVVWYFNSHTKKIDKKIQKIQSQLEIKKEK; this is encoded by the coding sequence ATTGAAGAGCACATTATTAGCTTATGGGATACTTATGTTGCTGATTGGGGTTATTTAATTTTATTTTTTTGGAGTATTTTAGAGGGTGAGTTGGGATTAATTTTTGCTGGAATTGCTGCCCATACAGGGCATATGAATGTTTTTTTAGCTATATTTGTCGCAGGTCTTGGGGGATTTGTGGGGGATCAGATTTATTTTTACATTGGCAGGTTCAACAAGGGCTATATTCAAAAACATTTAAAAAAACAACGTAGAAAGCTTGCTTTAGCGCATTTGTTGCTTCAAAAGCATGGTTGGCCTATTATTTTTATTCAAAGATATATGTATGGGATGCGAACCATTATCCCAATCAGTATTGGGCTGACGCGCTATAGTGCATTGAAATTTGCTTTGATTAACCTTATTAGCGCATGGGTTTGGGCAGGGGTTACGATTTTATTGGCATGGTTTTTGGGTGAGGAGATTTTGCATATATTGTCGTGGCTCAAACATCACCCTTATATTTTTGTTATTCTGGCAATAGCATTTTTGGGGTTTGTGGTTTGGTATTTTAATTCTCATACAAAAAAAATTGATAAAAAAATTCAAAAAATTCAATCTCAATTAGAAATTAAAAAGGAAAAATAA
- a CDS encoding leucyl aminopeptidase: MLKINLKKTSFKETKADLALVFVINKNFKHAWIEPKILKEFAYEGEGIFFDQFNKIIYIGVESLDIDIFREASTQALRFIKKLPFKSLKIGIYGNEEMMEGIFLGLLVGMYDFNQYKSKKIIPALKEIFVSYESFDKKTPPSLQVLQKSLDKALILAQSIILVRDAINTPPEEATPMFLAQLAQKIAKENSLECHIGDEKFLKKEKMGAFLAVNRASVHPPRLIHLIYKTKKPKARFVLVGKGLTYDSGGLSLKPADYMVTMKADKSGGCAVLGIIDALAKMKIDAEIHAIVGATENMIGGNAYKPDDILLSREGKSIEVRNTDAEGRLVLADCLSYAQDLKPDYLIDFATLTGACVVGLGEYTSGVMGHNEELKTHFENMALKSGELATKLTFNRHLKKLIESKIADVCNVASSRYGGAITAGMFLSEFIRKEYKDKWLHIDIAGPAYVEREWDINTYGGSGAGVRACVEFVLDIIKKD; encoded by the coding sequence ATGTTAAAAATTAATCTTAAAAAAACGAGTTTCAAGGAAACAAAAGCGGATTTAGCTCTTGTTTTTGTCATCAACAAAAATTTCAAACATGCTTGGATAGAGCCTAAGATTTTAAAAGAATTTGCTTATGAGGGAGAAGGGATATTTTTTGATCAATTCAATAAAATCATTTATATCGGAGTAGAATCCTTGGATATAGATATCTTCAGAGAGGCGAGCACACAAGCTCTCAGATTTATCAAAAAATTACCTTTCAAAAGTCTAAAAATAGGAATTTATGGTAATGAAGAGATGATGGAAGGAATTTTTTTGGGCTTATTGGTAGGGATGTATGATTTTAATCAATATAAAAGCAAAAAGATTATCCCTGCGCTTAAAGAAATTTTTGTTTCTTATGAAAGCTTTGATAAAAAAACACCCCCATCGCTTCAAGTATTGCAAAAATCTTTGGATAAGGCTCTTATTTTAGCCCAAAGCATCATATTGGTTCGAGATGCTATCAACACTCCTCCGGAAGAAGCTACTCCTATGTTTCTTGCGCAATTAGCTCAAAAAATAGCCAAAGAAAATTCTCTTGAATGTCATATTGGAGATGAAAAATTTTTGAAAAAAGAAAAAATGGGAGCTTTTTTAGCAGTCAATCGAGCTTCTGTGCATCCTCCAAGATTGATTCATTTGATTTATAAAACCAAAAAACCTAAGGCCAGATTTGTTCTTGTAGGCAAGGGATTGACTTATGATAGCGGAGGATTGAGTTTGAAACCTGCTGATTATATGGTAACTATGAAAGCTGATAAAAGCGGGGGTTGTGCGGTTCTTGGAATTATTGATGCTTTAGCAAAAATGAAAATAGATGCAGAGATACATGCAATTGTGGGGGCTACTGAAAATATGATTGGAGGGAATGCCTATAAACCTGATGATATTCTTCTTAGTCGCGAGGGTAAAAGTATTGAAGTAAGAAATACAGATGCAGAAGGAAGACTTGTTCTGGCAGATTGTTTGAGTTATGCGCAGGATTTAAAACCGGATTATTTGATTGATTTTGCAACACTTACCGGGGCTTGTGTTGTTGGATTGGGTGAATATACCAGCGGTGTAATGGGGCATAATGAAGAGTTAAAAACTCATTTTGAAAATATGGCTTTAAAATCAGGAGAGCTTGCTACAAAATTGACTTTTAACAGACACCTCAAAAAACTTATAGAATCAAAAATTGCTGATGTGTGTAATGTCGCTTCTTCCAGGTATGGGGGAGCAATTACTGCGGGGATGTTTTTGAGTGAGTTTATCCGTAAAGAATACAAAGATAAATGGCTGCATATTGATATAGCCGGTCCTGCTTATGTAGAGAGAGAATGGGATATTAATACATATGGTGGAAGTGGCGCGGGGGTGAGGGCATGTGTGGAATTTGTGCTTGATATAATCAAAAAGGATTAA
- the ychF gene encoding redox-regulated ATPase YchF encodes MGLSIGIVGLPNVGKSSTFNALTKAQNAQSANYPFCTIEPNRAVVNVPDVRLFELAKIVQPERILHSVIEFVDIAGLVKGASKGEGLGNQFLANIKESDAILHIVRCFEDSNIVHVEGRINPIDDIEIIELELLLADIDTLNKRIEKLQRQTKSDKEAKNFLECALKLLQHLENNHPARTFEFRDTEEFIGLNKELRFLTFKEVIYGANVSEEYIASENKYFKEVKEYAHKNHAEVIRICAKLEEEMVGMEEDERSEFLHTLGCQESGLEQIIKRGFAKLGLISYFTAGIKEVRSWTIHKGDSAPVAAGVIHKDFEKGFIRAETIAYEDFVKYGGESKAKEAGVMRVEGKDYIVRDGDVMHFRFNV; translated from the coding sequence ATGGGACTCTCAATTGGAATCGTAGGTCTGCCTAATGTAGGTAAATCAAGCACTTTTAACGCACTTACAAAAGCACAAAATGCTCAATCTGCAAACTATCCATTTTGCACGATTGAACCTAATCGTGCTGTAGTTAATGTCCCTGATGTTAGGCTTTTTGAGTTGGCAAAAATTGTTCAACCCGAAAGAATTTTGCATTCTGTTATCGAATTTGTCGATATTGCAGGGCTTGTTAAAGGGGCAAGCAAAGGTGAAGGACTGGGAAACCAATTTTTAGCAAATATTAAAGAAAGCGATGCAATTTTGCATATTGTGCGTTGTTTTGAAGATTCAAATATCGTGCATGTCGAAGGTAGAATTAATCCTATTGATGATATTGAAATTATTGAGCTTGAGCTTTTATTAGCTGATATTGATACGCTTAACAAACGCATTGAAAAACTTCAAAGGCAAACCAAATCCGATAAAGAGGCAAAGAATTTCTTAGAATGTGCTTTAAAATTATTACAACATTTAGAAAATAACCACCCGGCTAGAACTTTTGAATTTAGAGATACAGAAGAGTTTATAGGACTTAACAAAGAACTTAGATTTTTAACTTTTAAAGAAGTGATTTATGGGGCTAATGTCAGTGAAGAATATATTGCTTCAGAGAATAAATATTTCAAAGAAGTAAAAGAATATGCACATAAAAACCATGCTGAAGTTATTAGAATTTGCGCTAAACTTGAAGAAGAAATGGTGGGTATGGAGGAGGATGAACGCAGTGAGTTTTTGCATACTTTAGGGTGCCAAGAGAGTGGGTTGGAACAAATTATCAAAAGAGGATTTGCCAAACTGGGATTGATTAGTTATTTTACTGCAGGTATCAAAGAAGTGCGTTCTTGGACAATCCATAAGGGGGATAGTGCCCCTGTAGCTGCAGGTGTTATCCATAAGGATTTTGAAAAAGGTTTTATTAGGGCAGAGACGATTGCTTATGAGGATTTTGTCAAATATGGTGGGGAATCCAAAGCAAAAGAAGCAGGGGTTATGAGGGTAGAAGGCAAGGATTATATTGTTAGAGATGGAGATGTTATGCACTTTAGGTTTAATGTTTAA
- a CDS encoding radical SAM/SPASM domain-containing protein yields the protein MEMLCTLGLMFKFKKIYIELSDICGLNCSFCPSQKNIRKIMDIALFQKVCEQSVGLTQSIAFHLLGDPCILKNLKDYLKIAKDYGLKVDLVTSGVYLRHDMFDWLVCDPIAQLSLSLNAGFDRNNQDRVSKNYLENILSLCRYKIFKDSAGFINLRLQDSTLEELLWLKQKILREFGILDDNTKSRFRLGKKVFLNITKTFQWANPNSKVFSQSHKYCHGLIAQVGILADGSVVPCCIDAQGVIKLGNLKDQKLIDILQSGRAQNIREGFMHNQAVEKLCIHCSYPAKKS from the coding sequence ATGGAGATGTTATGCACTTTAGGTTTAATGTTTAAGTTTAAAAAAATTTATATTGAGCTTAGTGATATTTGTGGGTTAAATTGTAGTTTTTGCCCTAGCCAAAAAAATATTCGCAAAATCATGGATATTGCATTATTTCAGAAAGTTTGTGAGCAAAGCGTGGGTTTGACCCAAAGTATTGCTTTTCATTTGTTGGGCGATCCTTGTATTCTTAAAAATCTTAAAGATTATCTAAAAATTGCTAAAGATTATGGGCTTAAAGTAGATTTGGTTACAAGTGGGGTTTATTTAAGACATGATATGTTTGATTGGCTTGTTTGTGATCCTATAGCGCAACTTTCCTTATCGTTAAATGCAGGATTTGATAGGAACAATCAAGATAGGGTGAGTAAAAATTATCTTGAGAATATTTTGAGTTTATGCCGCTATAAGATTTTCAAAGATAGCGCCGGGTTTATTAATCTTAGGTTACAAGATAGCACATTAGAGGAGCTTTTGTGGTTGAAACAAAAAATTCTTAGAGAATTTGGAATTCTTGATGATAATACAAAATCACGTTTTAGACTTGGAAAAAAGGTATTTTTAAATATTACCAAAACATTTCAATGGGCAAATCCGAATTCAAAAGTATTCTCTCAATCGCATAAATATTGCCATGGATTGATTGCTCAAGTGGGGATTTTGGCTGATGGGAGTGTTGTGCCTTGCTGTATTGATGCGCAAGGAGTTATTAAATTGGGTAATCTCAAGGATCAAAAATTAATAGATATTCTACAATCCGGGCGTGCTCAAAACATCAGAGAAGGTTTTATGCATAACCAAGCTGTTGAAAAGCTCTGTATTCATTGTTCTTACCCGGCAAAGAAATCATAA
- a CDS encoding chemotaxis protein: protein MSNLSQIDQVTSLHKNNELQLLCFRLQKDKDLYAVNVFKIREVVKYDGTLTIVSHEKSSLIEGLITIRELTIPLIDMKKWFYYDDKNKNKDLTPYKIQREENEHDIIMICEFSQWTIGVRIYEADRILNKKWTEMEQSAGIGGTGSNNKLVSRTRYFDGRLVQVVDIEKMLVDVFPWIEEEKQEELKKVSQVKTNKVILLADDSPSVLKTMQIILNRIGVAHNDFINGQKLLDYLFAPTTEIENIGMIITDLEMPEASGFEVIKQVKNNPLSAHIPVVVNSSMSGSSNEEMAKSLNADDFVSKSNPIDIERSINQLLIHKQ, encoded by the coding sequence ATGTCAAATCTGTCTCAAATTGATCAAGTTACAAGTTTGCATAAAAATAATGAACTTCAATTATTGTGTTTTCGTCTACAAAAAGATAAAGATTTGTATGCTGTGAATGTGTTTAAGATTCGAGAAGTTGTGAAGTATGATGGGACGCTGACTATTGTTAGTCATGAAAAAAGTTCTTTGATAGAAGGGCTGATCACAATTAGAGAGCTTACAATTCCACTTATTGATATGAAAAAATGGTTTTATTATGATGATAAAAATAAAAATAAAGATTTGACGCCTTATAAAATCCAACGTGAAGAAAATGAGCATGATATTATTATGATTTGTGAATTTTCTCAATGGACAATTGGCGTAAGGATTTATGAAGCTGATCGCATTTTGAATAAGAAATGGACTGAAATGGAGCAAAGCGCAGGTATAGGAGGCACTGGAAGTAATAATAAATTAGTCAGTCGCACAAGATATTTTGATGGAAGGCTTGTACAAGTTGTGGATATTGAAAAAATGCTTGTAGATGTTTTTCCATGGATTGAAGAAGAAAAACAAGAAGAGTTAAAAAAGGTTAGCCAAGTTAAAACAAACAAAGTTATTTTGCTTGCTGATGACAGCCCTAGTGTTTTAAAAACTATGCAAATTATTTTAAACAGAATTGGAGTAGCCCATAATGATTTTATTAATGGGCAAAAGTTGCTTGATTATTTGTTTGCTCCAACTACAGAGATTGAAAATATTGGTATGATTATTACAGATTTAGAAATGCCTGAGGCCAGTGGATTTGAAGTTATTAAACAAGTCAAAAATAATCCCTTAAGTGCCCATATTCCGGTTGTGGTAAATTCGTCTATGAGCGGGAGTAGCAATGAAGAAATGGCAAAGTCCTTAAATGCCGATGATTTTGTATCCAAATCTAATCCTATTGACATTGAAAGGTCCATCAATCAACTCCTTATCCATAAACAATAA
- the nspC gene encoding carboxynorspermidine decarboxylase — protein MKFFDIPSPCYVLQEEKLKYNLEILNNVRQHSGAKILLALKGYAFWRRFELVREYLNGCCASGIYEALLAFEEFGGREIKKDICVFSPAYKDFEIQQLLGIATHIIFNSFAQWQKYKNKIEIKNKQLQSLGFTKIEVGLRLNPLYSEVQPPIYNPCIKGSRLGITPGEFEKGVKEFGLEGIEGLHFHTHCEQNSDALFRTLGHFEKYFSPYIPQMKWVNFGGGHHITRADYDIEKLIDILKDFKARYCNTDVFLEPGEAIGWQSGFLIGEVIDIVWNGMYIAILDVSASAHMPDCLEMPYRPNVKKISLIDKKEVFEEDKGVNKAKYAYRFGGHTCLAGDIIGDYSFDSELKIGDRILFEDMMHYSIVKNNTFNGMPLPGLGTIQEDKFILLKSFDYNNYKDRN, from the coding sequence ATGAAATTTTTTGATATACCCTCTCCATGTTATGTTCTTCAGGAAGAAAAACTCAAGTATAATTTGGAGATTTTAAATAATGTGCGCCAACATAGTGGCGCAAAAATACTGCTTGCTTTGAAGGGTTATGCTTTTTGGAGGAGATTTGAGCTTGTCCGAGAATATCTTAATGGTTGTTGTGCCAGTGGTATTTATGAGGCATTACTTGCTTTTGAGGAGTTTGGAGGTAGAGAAATCAAGAAAGATATTTGTGTTTTTAGTCCTGCTTATAAAGATTTTGAAATCCAACAGCTTCTTGGTATTGCTACGCATATTATTTTTAATTCTTTTGCCCAGTGGCAGAAGTATAAAAATAAAATAGAAATTAAAAATAAACAACTCCAATCTTTGGGTTTCACTAAGATTGAAGTAGGATTACGTCTTAATCCCCTTTATAGCGAAGTACAACCCCCTATTTATAATCCTTGCATCAAAGGTAGTCGTTTAGGAATTACCCCCGGTGAGTTTGAAAAAGGGGTAAAAGAATTTGGTCTTGAGGGGATTGAGGGATTACATTTTCATACTCATTGTGAGCAAAACTCAGATGCACTTTTTAGGACATTGGGGCACTTTGAAAAATATTTTAGCCCTTATATTCCTCAAATGAAATGGGTAAATTTTGGCGGGGGGCATCATATCACGCGTGCTGATTATGATATAGAAAAACTAATTGATATTCTCAAGGATTTTAAAGCGAGATATTGTAATACAGATGTTTTTTTAGAACCTGGAGAAGCCATAGGTTGGCAAAGTGGATTTTTGATTGGAGAGGTTATTGATATTGTTTGGAATGGGATGTATATTGCTATTTTAGATGTAAGCGCGAGTGCGCATATGCCTGATTGTTTGGAAATGCCCTATCGTCCGAATGTAAAAAAAATTTCTCTTATAGATAAAAAAGAAGTTTTTGAAGAAGATAAGGGAGTCAATAAAGCTAAGTATGCTTATCGTTTTGGGGGTCATACTTGTTTAGCCGGAGATATTATTGGGGATTATAGTTTTGATAGTGAGCTTAAAATTGGGGATAGAATTTTATTTGAAGATATGATGCACTATAGTATTGTCAAAAATAATACTTTTAATGGTATGCCTTTGCCTGGTTTGGGGACAATTCAAGAGGATAAATTCATACTTCTAAAAAGTTTTGATTATAATAATTATAAAGATCGTAATTAA
- a CDS encoding tRNA (cytidine(34)-2'-O)-methyltransferase: MINIILIQPRIPQNTGNIGRLCVAGNARLHLIHPLGFFIDEKSLKRAGMDYWEKLQVQEWQNIQEFWEAHRVDKQHFFLTTKAQKNYYEADFCDECFLYFGREDAGIEPNILSLYPNQNLKIPMVSTTRSINLATAVGAVLYEAIRQSKNYLHF, encoded by the coding sequence ATGATAAATATCATACTTATACAACCTAGAATTCCTCAAAATACAGGCAATATTGGCAGACTTTGTGTAGCCGGAAATGCCAGATTACACCTTATCCATCCTCTGGGATTTTTTATTGATGAGAAATCTCTTAAAAGAGCCGGAATGGACTATTGGGAAAAACTCCAAGTCCAAGAATGGCAAAATATACAAGAATTTTGGGAAGCCCACCGTGTTGATAAACAACATTTCTTTCTCACCACAAAAGCTCAAAAAAATTATTATGAAGCTGATTTTTGCGATGAGTGTTTCTTATATTTTGGCAGAGAAGATGCAGGTATTGAACCAAATATTCTCTCTTTATATCCTAACCAAAATCTTAAAATCCCCATGGTATCAACAACAAGAAGCATTAATCTTGCAACTGCTGTAGGAGCAGTCCTATATGAAGCTATCAGACAAAGCAAAAATTATCTGCATTTTTAA
- a CDS encoding endonuclease MutS2, translated as MQENYHYENLIGKLDLCDFINQFNGFFARPKPLHLQGDKSPLISLIHELDKIIFTPPPKIESLDTFILKLKKFGVLKLEEIFEFIKIIRYFLYLKSLDNITEEMHLHRYLQNIIIPESLSKLTKIFTESCEIKNGVYEELDSLMFSISRQKEEISKTLSEILASAKLAPYLVDKQIHYINTNETLLLKAGFNHAIKGIIISRSQSGFFYLLPNQVYSIHQKISELNDKLQDYLYEICKNISTLFHKNILFLNFINKEFDKFDHLQARVCFAKTYNLEFVNTQTTDKTIILKDFVHPALTHPKPINIEFRSGLLMVTGVNAGGKTMLLKSILTSVFLSKYLLPMKINAHHSKIANFKNIFAIISDPQNSKNDISTFAGRMLNFSQILNTQDLIVGIDEIELGTDADEGASLYKILLEFLLNKQAKIIITTHHKRLAALMANDSRIQICAAIFDEKRQIPTYEFLHGSIGKSYAFESAKRYGIPENLITQAKKIYGEDKEKLNELIEKSTQLEMALKQKTTQLQDKISEYERKKQEQQDIIEKLKNDYEKEKYLLHTSYTQALDKLKEIAKSKETSDIHRGINNANKILNNFKNQHNILTSIPPNYKEIKIGDRIKHGSQKGSVIGKNGDMYLIELDSGVRLKTSATKLKIIPNHRPIPASSPKININYQNNAHVSLDLHGLRSQEAIEKLDKFLSDALIAGFDEVIVYHGIGTGKLSFCVKEFLSSHPKVISFCDAPPQMGGFGAKLIRL; from the coding sequence ATGCAAGAAAATTATCATTATGAGAATCTCATTGGCAAGCTTGATCTTTGTGATTTTATAAATCAATTTAATGGTTTTTTTGCTCGTCCAAAACCCCTACATTTGCAAGGAGATAAATCTCCTCTCATAAGTCTTATTCATGAACTCGATAAGATTATCTTCACTCCTCCACCCAAGATAGAATCACTAGATACCTTTATCTTGAAACTCAAAAAATTTGGTGTCTTAAAACTTGAAGAGATTTTTGAATTTATAAAAATTATTCGTTATTTTCTCTACCTTAAATCTTTAGACAATATTACAGAAGAAATGCATCTTCATAGATATTTACAAAATATTATTATTCCTGAATCTTTAAGCAAACTTACAAAAATTTTTACCGAATCTTGTGAAATCAAAAACGGTGTCTATGAAGAGCTTGACAGTCTAATGTTTTCTATTTCAAGACAAAAAGAGGAGATTTCAAAAACATTATCAGAAATTCTTGCAAGCGCCAAACTTGCTCCTTATCTTGTAGATAAACAAATTCACTACATCAATACCAATGAAACTTTATTATTAAAAGCAGGATTTAATCATGCCATTAAAGGCATCATTATCTCCAGGTCTCAAAGTGGATTTTTCTATTTATTACCTAATCAAGTTTATAGTATTCATCAAAAAATTTCTGAACTTAATGATAAACTCCAAGATTATCTGTATGAAATTTGCAAAAATATTTCTACTTTATTCCATAAAAACATTTTATTCTTAAATTTTATTAACAAAGAATTTGATAAATTTGATCATTTACAAGCAAGAGTTTGTTTTGCCAAAACATACAATTTAGAATTTGTCAATACCCAAACAACAGATAAAACAATCATTTTAAAAGACTTTGTCCATCCTGCATTAACTCATCCCAAACCTATTAACATTGAATTTCGATCCGGGCTTTTGATGGTTACAGGCGTAAATGCCGGGGGGAAAACAATGCTATTAAAATCCATTCTAACAAGTGTTTTTCTCTCTAAATATTTATTGCCTATGAAAATCAATGCTCATCATTCCAAAATTGCCAATTTTAAAAATATATTTGCCATCATTTCTGATCCTCAAAACAGCAAAAATGATATTTCAACATTTGCAGGGCGTATGCTCAACTTTAGTCAGATTTTGAATACTCAAGACTTGATTGTTGGTATAGATGAAATTGAATTAGGCACTGATGCAGATGAAGGGGCAAGTCTTTATAAAATCCTACTTGAATTCTTACTCAACAAACAAGCAAAAATAATCATCACAACACACCACAAAAGACTGGCTGCTCTTATGGCAAATGATAGTAGAATCCAAATATGCGCAGCCATTTTTGATGAAAAAAGGCAAATCCCCACTTATGAATTTTTGCATGGAAGTATTGGCAAAAGTTATGCCTTTGAAAGCGCTAAAAGATATGGCATCCCTGAAAATCTCATCACTCAAGCCAAAAAAATCTATGGAGAAGATAAAGAAAAACTCAATGAATTGATTGAAAAATCCACCCAACTTGAAATGGCACTCAAACAAAAAACAACACAACTACAAGATAAAATATCTGAATATGAAAGAAAAAAACAAGAACAACAAGATATCATAGAAAAACTCAAGAATGATTATGAAAAAGAAAAATATCTCTTGCATACATCTTATACGCAAGCCCTTGATAAACTTAAAGAAATAGCCAAAAGCAAAGAAACAAGCGATATTCACAGAGGCATCAATAATGCAAATAAAATTTTAAATAATTTTAAAAATCAACACAATATTCTCACTTCCATTCCTCCAAATTATAAAGAAATCAAAATAGGCGATAGAATCAAACATGGATCTCAAAAAGGCAGCGTTATTGGTAAAAATGGGGATATGTATCTTATTGAACTTGATAGTGGAGTGCGATTAAAAACAAGTGCCACCAAACTCAAAATCATTCCAAACCATCGCCCCATCCCTGCAAGCTCTCCAAAAATTAACATCAATTATCAAAATAATGCTCATGTGAGTCTTGACTTACATGGACTCCGAAGTCAAGAAGCTATAGAAAAACTGGATAAATTTTTATCAGATGCACTTATTGCCGGATTTGATGAAGTAATTGTTTATCACGGAATTGGAACAGGAAAATTATCTTTTTGTGTTAAAGAATTTCTTTCTTCCCACCCAAAAGTGATTAGCTTTTGTGATGCACCTCCACAAATGGGAGGTTTTGGAGCTAAATTGATTCGATTATAA